In the Cellulomonas sp. C5510 genome, CCGCGGCTGTACTTGTGGTCGTCCGGCCCGGGCACCGGCCACAGCGCGGCGACGTCCGCTGGCTCCAGCCGCGCGACGGCCGGAGCGGCCGGCAGCGGCAGCCCGAGGTCGACGACGGCGAGGCGCCCCGCCAGCCGCGACGCCGGAGGCAGCAGCAGGCCGGGCTTCGCCGTCCCGAACGTGACGGTGAGTCCCGCGGGGAGCACCGGACCGTCCGGCAAGGATCCGTCGTCCACCCCGATCCCGCTCGGGACGTCGACCGCCACGACCAGCGGCCCGGGAGCGTCCGGTGCACCCTCGTCGGCGAGCAGCTCCCCGAGCAACGCCGTCAGCAGGCCCGCGACGCCCCGTGGCGCGTCTCGTCCCCCGATGCCCAGCAGACCGTCGAGCACGACGTCCGCGACGTACGCCTCGGCGACCGCGTCACCGACCCAGACCACCGGCAGGTCCGCGGCCGCCGTCGCGGATCCGGACGGCGGGCCTGGCGGTCGCGCGTCCGCGGGCGCTCCCGCCGGTGCGTCCACGCCCGCGCCCGGAGCCGCGTCCCCGCCGCCCGGGTCCTCGACGCGCACCGCCCGCCCGCCGGCGCGTCGCAGCGCCGCCAGCCCCTCGACGTGCGGCGCCCCCGTCGCGCACAGCGCCACCACCCGCACACCCCGCCGCGCGAGCACCGCGCCCGCGTGCAGCGCGTCACCCCCGTTGTTCCCGAGGCCGACCAGCGCCACCACGGTCGCCCCGCGGACCGCGCCCCGGCGCGCCGCCAGCTCCGCCAGGACCCGCGTCGCGAGCCCACCCGCCGCCTGCTGCATGAGCGGCACACCACGCGCGAGCAGCGGCTGCTCCGCCGCGCGCACCTGGGCCGCCGGGTACCCGAGGATCATGCATCCATCCTGACCGACGGCGCCGCGCGGCGCTCACGGTCCAGCGGCGATAGGTTCGGGCCCATGCGCTTCGGACTCTTCATCCCCCAGGGCTGGCGGCAGGACCTCACCGGCATCGAGCCGGCCGAGCACTGGTCCGTCATGAACGGGCTCGCCCAGCACGCCGACGACGGCGACGTCTTCGACTCGATCTGGGTCTACGACCACTTCCACGCCGTCCCCGAGCCGAACGGCGAGGCGACGCACGAGGCCTGGAGCCTCATGAACGCGTACGCCGCCACGACGAGACGCGTGAAGCTCGGGCAGATGTGCACCTGCATGGCGTACCGGAACCCCGCCTACCTCGCGAAGGTCGCGACCACGGCGGACGTCATCTCCGGCGGACGCGTCCAGATGGGCATCGGCGCCGGCTGGTACGAGCACGAGTGGCGCGCGTACGGCTACGGCTTCCCGCGCGCCGGTGAGCGGATCGCGATGCTGGACGAGGGCGTGCAGATCATGAAGCAGCTCTGGACGAACGGGGTCGCGACCCTCGACGGCGCGCACTACCAGGTCGAGGGCGCGCAGCTCTCGCCGCTCCCGCTGCAGGTCGACGGCCCGCCGCTGTGGATCGCCGGCGGCGGCGAGCGCAAGACGCTGCGCATCGCGGCCGAGCACGCGCAGTACACGAACTTCGACGGCACGCCCGCCGGGTTCGCCCACAAGTCGCAGGTCCTGCAGGAGCACTGCGCGGCGATCGGCCGCAACTACGACGAGATCACGCGCTCGGCCAACTACAACGTGGTCATCGGGGCGACCGAGGCCGAGGTGGACGACCGCATCGCGTGGGTCGAGGAGCACTACGCCCGCACGGTCCCGGACAAGGCCCCGGGCGTCGCCGAGGAGTTCCGCAACGGCCCGCTGGTCGGGACGCCGGAGCAGATCGTCGAGAAGCTGCGCGAGCTCGAGGCCCTGGGCATGACGTACGCGATCACGTACTTCGCCGAGGCGGCCTACGACCGCTCGGGCATCGAGCTGTTCGAGCGAGAGGTCGTCCCGGCCCTCCGCTGACCGCGCGCCCGCGCCCCCTCTCGCGCCCACGCACCCACGCACCCACGCGCCCACGCGCCCACGCGCCCACGCGCCCACGCCGAGAGTCCAGGACACGCCCGGGATCCGTTGCGCCCGCCGGCGTGTCCTGGACTCTCGGTCGTGCTGGGACGCGCACGGCGCGCTGCGGTCGCGGGGAGGTCGTCCACAGGGAGGGACGGGGGACGTGCGTGGTCGACCCGTCGTGCGAGAGGGTCCGGCGCATGGTCCGGTCCGCGCCCGCCCTCCTCGACGACTTCGCCGGGCGGCCCTTCACGGTCGCGGAGGGTCGCGCAGCGGGGCTGTCGTCCCGGGACCTGCGCGACCCCGCGCTGCGGCGACCGGCCCGCGGCCTGCGCGCCACCGGGCCCTCCCCTGCGGACCTGCTCGCCCGCTGCCGGGAGCTCCTGCCCGTGCTGCCGCCCCAGGCCGTCTTCAGCCACGCGACGGCGCTCGACCTGCTCGGCGTCGACCGCCCGCGCGGTCTGCGGCGACCGGACGACGTGCACGTCGAGGTCAGGTCCGGTGCCCGTCCTCCACGTCGCCGGGGCGTCGTCGGCCACCGCCGGTCGGGACCACGGACCCCGGTCGTGCTCGTCGGAGGCATCCCCGTCGTCACCGTGCCGCGGCTCTGGGTCCAGCTCGCCGCGGAGCTGGACGAGGACGAGCTCGTCGTCGCCGGAGACGCGCTGCTCCGTCGCCGGGACGCCCGCGTCGGGCTGCCCGAGCTGACGAGGGCCGTCGAGGGGCTGGACGCCGGAACGCGCGGACTGCGACGGCTACGGCGCGCGCTGCCGCTGCTCCGCGCCGGGACCGACTCGTGCCAGGAGACCCGGCTCCGGCTGACGCTGGTGCGCGACGGGTTGCCCTGCCCCGAGGTGAACCGGCCGGTGCTGGACGCGGACGGGCGCTTCGTGGCGCTGCCGGACCTCAGCTACCCGGCCCGCCGCCTCGCCGTCGAGTACGACGGCGACGTGCACCGCACGGACGCCCGGACGTGGCGTCGCGACGTCGCCCGCAGGCAGGCCCTCGAGCACGAGGGGTGGCGTGTCATCACGTGCACCGCCGACGACGTCCGGGCGCCGGCCCGCGCACTCGCCTGGATCCGCGCCGCGCTCGGCCCGCTCCGCGCCGGCGACCCCTGGACGCCCCTCGCGCGCTGAC is a window encoding:
- a CDS encoding bifunctional ADP-dependent NAD(P)H-hydrate dehydratase/NAD(P)H-hydrate epimerase, whose product is MILGYPAAQVRAAEQPLLARGVPLMQQAAGGLATRVLAELAARRGAVRGATVVALVGLGNNGGDALHAGAVLARRGVRVVALCATGAPHVEGLAALRRAGGRAVRVEDPGGGDAAPGAGVDAPAGAPADARPPGPPSGSATAAADLPVVWVGDAVAEAYVADVVLDGLLGIGGRDAPRGVAGLLTALLGELLADEGAPDAPGPLVVAVDVPSGIGVDDGSLPDGPVLPAGLTVTFGTAKPGLLLPPASRLAGRLAVVDLGLPLPAAPAVARLEPADVAALWPVPGPDDHKYSRGVLGVVAGTPTYPGAAVLSVSAAVRAGVGMVRYVGPAAVRRAVLAARPEVVAGEGRVQAWLLGPGVDPAHAKQARRVGDALERALTEGQPAVLDAGALALAPETLAPWCVLTPHAGELAALLTRLGEDVDRAAVTAEPLRWARRAHEHTGATVLLKGSTTVVAGAGGAVFAQADAPGWLATAGSGDVLSGLLGALLAGRAGDVLADPPLAAALAAAAALVHGRAASAAVPGGPVAALDVAHALPAVVAGLLRG
- a CDS encoding LLM class F420-dependent oxidoreductase — protein: MRFGLFIPQGWRQDLTGIEPAEHWSVMNGLAQHADDGDVFDSIWVYDHFHAVPEPNGEATHEAWSLMNAYAATTRRVKLGQMCTCMAYRNPAYLAKVATTADVISGGRVQMGIGAGWYEHEWRAYGYGFPRAGERIAMLDEGVQIMKQLWTNGVATLDGAHYQVEGAQLSPLPLQVDGPPLWIAGGGERKTLRIAAEHAQYTNFDGTPAGFAHKSQVLQEHCAAIGRNYDEITRSANYNVVIGATEAEVDDRIAWVEEHYARTVPDKAPGVAEEFRNGPLVGTPEQIVEKLRELEALGMTYAITYFAEAAYDRSGIELFEREVVPALR